The genome window ACCGGCGGCGCTGCGCCCGAACTGGTGATCAAGGTGCCGGTAGGCACCGAGGTGCTGGCCGAGGATCGCGAGACCCTGCTCCACGACATGGACGAGCCCGGCAAGCGGGTGGTGCTCGCGCGGGGCGGCGACGGCGGTTTCGGCAACGCGCACTACAAGACCGCCACCAACCAGGCCCCCCGCCGTGCCGACACCGGCTGGCCGGGGGAGGAACTGTGGGTGTGGCTGCGCCTGAAGCTGATCGCCGACGTCGGCCTGGTGGGGCTGCCGAACGCGGGCAAGAGCACCTTCCTCTCGCGCGTCACCCGCGCGCGGCCGAAGATCGGCGACTATCCCTTCACCACGCTGCACCCCAACCTCGGCGTCGCCGAGGTGGACGGCAACGAGTTCGTGATCGCCGACATTCCCGGGCTGATCGAGGGCGCGCACGAAGGCGCGGGCCTGGGCGACCGCTTCCTCGGCCACGTCGAGCGCACCTCGGTGCTGCTGCACCTGATTGACGCGACCGCCGAAGACGTGGCGGACAGCTACGCGGTGATCCGCGGCGAGCTCGAAGCCTACGGCGGCGGGTTGGACGAGAAACCCGAGATCGTCGGCCTCAACAAGGTCGACGCGCTGACCGAGGAGGAAGCGGCGGAGAAGCTCGCAGCTCTGAAAGCCGTGACCGACTCGCCGGTTATGGCGCTTTCCGGGGTTTCGGGATACAACCTCATGAGCGTTTTGCGGACGCTCGCCTCCTATGTGTGGGACGAGCCCGCCGAGGAAGAGGACGATCGCAGCAATTGGGCACCGTTGAAGAGCGAAGAGGACTGAGCGCGCCGATGACCACCGCATCCCTGCTCGAACGGGCGCAGCGTGTCGTGGTCAAGGTCGGTTCGGCGCTGCTGGTGGACGAAGCCTCCGGCAACGTGCGCGACGGCTGGCTGCAGTCCCTGGCCGACGACGTCGCGCGGCTGCGCGCCAAGGGCACCGAAGTGGTGATCGTC of uncultured Alphaproteobacteria bacterium contains these proteins:
- the obgE gene encoding GTPase involved in cell partioning and DNA repair (Evidence 2a : Function of homologous gene experimentally demonstrated in an other organism; PubMedId : 12402086, 12826057, 15737924; Product type cp : cell process), giving the protein MKFLDQVKIFVKSGDGGNGSLSFRREKYIEFGGPDGGDGGRGGDVVLEAVPNLNTLIDFRYQQHFKAQRGNGGMGRDRTGGAAPELVIKVPVGTEVLAEDRETLLHDMDEPGKRVVLARGGDGGFGNAHYKTATNQAPRRADTGWPGEELWVWLRLKLIADVGLVGLPNAGKSTFLSRVTRARPKIGDYPFTTLHPNLGVAEVDGNEFVIADIPGLIEGAHEGAGLGDRFLGHVERTSVLLHLIDATAEDVADSYAVIRGELEAYGGGLDEKPEIVGLNKVDALTEEEAAEKLAALKAVTDSPVMALSGVSGYNLMSVLRTLASYVWDEPAEEEDDRSNWAPLKSEED